The Rhinatrema bivittatum chromosome 4, aRhiBiv1.1, whole genome shotgun sequence genome window below encodes:
- the LOC115089182 gene encoding uncharacterized protein LOC115089182 — protein MRYSLLQVILLISCSSTTSLILPLSKNCSECIKLIRTTTPDGFQVVSTIIHQSQPPTSCATQPACALNTTQGYQSFHRCLEGDKVICHTPTTPKYYNITLTAGLPKSYTSTIIPEGKGILYYINSTKILMGSGSSVTITFDACEAIDKHPNALHCGSQAWKNSYVHNHKYLCPYNRAANPSGWIPCQGDLILSGWALVCDYTGGGYHGCHGIGRLTAGTGNIVSIQWPIRGEGSPWQDTWGFGIDGTGKDPMTYITITQRRDKPRPVIHQTTVVGYQSFFDEISHASEELKKHTFSNQAKNMFVNLAENIALSLEVKNCFVCGGTHTGEQWPWEAKEVFQTDLNHLNTTISYKRKTHPYEWALQTDVIGRQCISRQHSRIYTTSVGNSPCTGVLTANLTKLTWWQTENLTMPTTLWTESTLNKTWTAAGVPTTLFAAPDGYYFVCGRRAYEQLPLNWYGTCFLATIRPSFFLLPITAGETLGVPVYSPIKPSKRRRATKVSIGDWSDQEWPPERIVQYYGPATWAEDGSYGYRTPIYMLNRIIRLQAVLELLTNDSALALNILAKQNTKIITAVYQNRLALDYLLAQEGGVCGKFNLSNCCLQIDDKSKVIEEITDRMIRLAHVPVQTWTGVLDWTGSLPNWLTSIPGLKDILIPLLFFILSCILFPLCLPLIFRNLRSMIETIADRRAAAHVMMIKKYVSISSFPTSEESSDSDVTFDSDDENDYFDTKL, from the coding sequence ATGAGATATAGTCTTCTACAAGTTATTCTACTGATCTCCTGCTCCTCAACTACTTCACTTATTTTACCACTAAGCAAAAATTGCTCAGAATGCATCAAATTAATCCGTACCACAACTCCAGATGGATTCCAGGTTGTCTCTACCATCatacaccaatctcagccacccacTTCCTGTGCAACGCAACCTGCATGCGCTCTAAATACTACTCAAGGATATCAGTCTTTTCACCGGTGTCTAGAGGGTGACAAAGTCATTTGTCACACGCCAACAACTCCAAAGTACTACAACATCACCCTAACTGCTGGATTGCCAAAGAGCTATACTTCCACTATAATTCCCGAAGGCAAGGGAATCCTATATTACATCAACTCAACTAAAATTCTCATGGGAAGTGGGTCAAGCGTTACCATCACCTTTGACGCATGCGAAGCAATTGATAAACATCCGAATGCACTTCATTGCGGGTCTCAAGCCTGGAAAAACTCTTATGTTCATAACCACAAGTACCTTTGCCCGTACAACCGAGCCGCCAATCCATCCGGTTGGATACCGTGTCAGGGAGACCTGATTTTGTCGGGTTGGGCTCTAGTGTGTGACTACACAGGAGGAGGCTATCATGGTTGCCACGGCATTGGCAGATTGACGGCAGGAACTGGTAATATTGTGTCCATACAATGGCCCATACGAGGTGAAGGTTccccctggcaagatacttggggatttggcatcgacggaactggaaaagacccaATGACTTACATCACGATCACCCAGCGTAGAGACAAGCCTCGACCAGTTATTCATCAGACCACTGTGGTTGGTTACCAatccttctttgatgaaatatcccACGCATCAGAAGAATTGAAGAAGCATACCTTTTCAAATCAAGCGAAGAATATGTTTGTGAATCTGGCGGAgaacatagctctctctctcgaagttaagaattgttttgtctgcggaggcacacacacaggagagcaatggccgtGGGAAGCCAAGGAGGTCTTCCAAACCGACCTCAATCACTTAAACACAACTATATCTTACAAACGAAAGACGCATCCATACGAGTGGGCTCTCCAAACAGATGTTATTGGCAGACAATGTATATCACGACAACATTCCCGAATCTATACCACTTCTGTTGGTAATTCACCATGTACAGGGGTCCTCACTGCCAACTTAACCAAACTCACTTGGTGGCAAACGGAGAATTTGACTATGCCCACGACCCTGTGGACTGAATCAACCTTAAACAAAACATGGACTGCCGCTGGGGTGCCCACCACTCTCTTCGCTGCTCCAGATGGATACTACTTTGTTTGTGGCCGAAGAGCTTATGAGCAGTTACCACTCAACTGGTACGGCACCTGTTTCTTGGCCACCATTCGGCCAAGTTTTTTCCTCTTACCAATCACCGCTGGAGAAACCCTAGGTGTGCCTGTCTACAGTCCTATAAAGCCAAGTAAACGTCGTAGAGCTACAAAAGTTTCTATTGGAGATTGGTCagatcaggagtggcctcctgaacgaattgtacaatatTATGGCCCTGCTACTTGGGCTGAGGATGgctcttatggatatagaactccaatTTATATGTTAAACCGCATCATCCGACTGCAAGCAGTGTTGGAACTCCTGACCAATGATTCGGCACTGGCTCTCAATATCCTTGCTAAGCAGAACACCAAAATCATCACAGCTGTATACCAAAACCGTTTGGCTTTAGACTACCTCCTAGCTCAAGAAGGAGGTGTGTGTGGGAAATTTAAtctctctaattgttgtttacagattgatgataagAGTAAAGTCATCGAAGAGATCACTGATCGGATGATCCGTCTGGCCCATGTTCCTGTTCAGACATGGACCGGTGTCCTTGACTGGACGGGGTCCTTACCAAATTGGCTTACTTCAATTCCAGGACTGAAAGATATTCTTATCCCtctgctgttttttattttatcttgcaTTTTATTCCCTCTTTGTTTACCTCTcattttcagaaatctacgatcCATGATTGAAACCATAGCTGATCGCAGAGCAGCTGCTCATGTCATGATGATCAAAAAGTATGTGTCTATCTCCTCCTTCCCTACTTCTGAAGAATCATCCGATTCTGATGTCACATTTGATTCTGATGACGAAAATGATTATTTTGACACTAAACTGTAA